From the Pyxidicoccus trucidator genome, one window contains:
- a CDS encoding TetR/AcrR family transcriptional regulator, which produces MASKTSPPEGQRPPRRTQQERRETTRRKLLDATISTLVELGHARLTTVEVAKRAGLSQGALFTHFDTKEELLAAAVEHLFPRIIQDYLAGVGARPSSRDRVAAAVDMLWAAYQRPELQAAIELYVAARTDPELRAALEAVDGPHRENLHRVARELFPEVATTHPDFDAVVELALDAVQGAVVGGSARPNDPAHRRMLDTLTRFMRTAFSPTPERPRRRSRP; this is translated from the coding sequence ATGGCCTCGAAGACCTCTCCGCCGGAAGGGCAGCGCCCTCCCCGCCGCACCCAGCAGGAGCGCCGCGAGACGACGCGCCGCAAGCTGCTGGACGCCACCATCTCCACGCTGGTGGAGCTGGGCCATGCGCGGCTGACGACGGTGGAGGTCGCGAAGCGGGCGGGTCTCTCGCAGGGCGCCCTCTTCACGCACTTCGACACCAAGGAGGAGCTGCTCGCCGCGGCGGTGGAGCACCTCTTCCCGCGCATCATCCAGGACTACCTGGCGGGCGTCGGGGCCCGGCCGTCGAGCAGGGACCGCGTCGCGGCGGCGGTGGACATGCTGTGGGCCGCGTACCAGCGCCCGGAGCTGCAGGCAGCCATCGAGCTGTACGTGGCGGCGCGCACGGACCCGGAGCTGCGGGCGGCGCTGGAGGCGGTGGACGGGCCGCACCGGGAGAACCTGCACCGCGTCGCTCGCGAGCTGTTCCCCGAGGTGGCCACCACGCACCCCGACTTCGACGCGGTGGTGGAATTGGCGCTGGACGCGGTGCAGGGCGCCGTTGTCGGAGGCAGCGCCCGGCCGAACGACCCGGCCCACCGCCGCATGCTGGACACACTCACGCGCTTCATGCGCACCGCGTTCTCACCCACCCCGGAGCGGCCTCGCCGCCGCTCCCGTCCATAG
- a CDS encoding LysR family transcriptional regulator produces the protein MRWDDLRYLLAVARQGSLAGAARELRVDATTVGRRLDALEKSLGTRLVLRGARTLALTEAAEAVVARAREMEDSLRSLHSAVATEARAVGTVRLTATEYLAHALIAPRLGELHTRHPGLDLELVAGSELVDLQRGDADLALRLAPPRGDALVVRKVADVAFAMYAARGYLRRHGAPRPGDFRGHCVLLYRAALTSGAESDELKRLTAGARRLLQSNSSTVLREAAAAGLGVALLPCLSGERDSRLTRVGAGVLAKRPLWLVVHKDLQRSPRVRAAYDWLAELCRKERAGLGGSEGEAR, from the coding sequence TGCTGGCGGTGGCGCGCCAGGGCTCGCTCGCGGGCGCGGCGCGCGAGCTGCGCGTGGATGCCACCACGGTGGGACGCAGGCTGGACGCGCTGGAGAAGTCGCTCGGCACGCGGCTGGTGCTGCGCGGCGCACGGACGCTCGCCCTCACGGAGGCCGCGGAGGCGGTGGTGGCCCGGGCGCGGGAGATGGAGGACTCCCTGCGCTCGCTGCACAGCGCCGTGGCGACCGAGGCCCGCGCCGTGGGCACCGTGCGACTCACCGCCACCGAGTACCTCGCCCACGCCTTGATTGCTCCGCGACTGGGCGAGTTGCACACGCGCCATCCCGGCCTGGACCTGGAGCTGGTGGCGGGCAGCGAGTTGGTGGACCTCCAGCGAGGCGACGCGGACCTCGCGCTCCGGCTCGCGCCGCCTCGGGGAGACGCGCTGGTGGTGCGGAAGGTGGCGGACGTGGCCTTCGCCATGTACGCGGCGCGCGGCTACCTGCGCCGCCACGGTGCGCCCAGGCCCGGGGACTTCCGCGGGCACTGTGTCCTCCTCTACCGCGCGGCCCTGACCTCCGGCGCCGAGTCGGACGAGCTGAAGCGACTGACGGCGGGCGCGCGCCGGCTCCTCCAGAGCAACAGTTCCACCGTGCTGCGCGAGGCGGCCGCCGCCGGGCTCGGCGTCGCGCTGCTGCCGTGCCTCAGCGGTGAGCGGGACTCTCGGCTGACGCGCGTGGGCGCGGGCGTCCTGGCGAAGCGGCCCCTGTGGCTCGTCGTCCACAAGGACCTGCAGCGAAGCCCGCGCGTGCGAGCCGCCTACGACTGGCTGGCGGAGCTGTGCCGGAAGGAGCGGGCGGGGCTCGGTGGCAGCGAGGGCGAGGCCCGGTAG
- a CDS encoding glucose-6-phosphate isomerase translates to MTERELWQRYQRYLCVVPSVGFTLDVSRMHFPADFLERMRPLMEEAFTSMEALEKGAIANPDEQRMVGHYWLRAPELAPEPGLKKEITDMVAAVHDFARNVHAGKVKPQKAQRFTHLLLVGIGGSALGPQLVADALGTATDTMQVSFFDNTDPDGMDRVLAQLGDRLAETLTLVLTKSGGTKETRNGMLETERAYQAKGLDFSKHAVAVTGTGSEMDKHARKQGWLRTFPMWDWVGGRTSVLSAVGLLPARLQGLDIDGLLTGAREMDAATRQRDVAKNPAALLALMWHHAGGGRGAKDMVILPYKDRLLLMSRYLQQLVMESLGKEKDLDGKVVNQGIAVYGNKGSTDQHAYVQQLREGVNNFFATFIEVLKDRQGATFEVEPGVTSGDYLLGFLLGTRRALYEKGRESITLTVPDVSAHTVGALIALYERAVGFYASLVHINAYHQPGVEAGKKAAGAVLELQHKLTARLGEARAEPRSAEQLAADLGMPDEVETVFKVLEHLAANPDRGVLRSGGPGPSEVRYRVK, encoded by the coding sequence ATGACCGAGCGTGAGCTGTGGCAGCGGTACCAGCGTTATCTGTGCGTCGTGCCGTCCGTGGGGTTCACGCTCGACGTCTCGCGCATGCACTTCCCGGCGGACTTCCTGGAGCGGATGCGCCCGCTCATGGAAGAGGCCTTCACGTCCATGGAGGCGCTGGAGAAGGGCGCCATCGCCAACCCGGATGAGCAGCGCATGGTGGGCCACTACTGGCTGCGCGCGCCGGAGCTGGCCCCGGAGCCGGGGCTGAAGAAGGAAATCACCGACATGGTGGCGGCCGTCCACGACTTCGCGCGGAACGTGCACGCCGGCAAGGTGAAGCCGCAGAAGGCGCAGCGCTTCACACATCTCCTATTGGTGGGCATCGGCGGCTCGGCGCTGGGGCCGCAGCTGGTGGCGGACGCGCTGGGCACGGCGACGGACACGATGCAGGTGTCCTTCTTCGACAACACGGACCCTGACGGCATGGACCGGGTGCTGGCGCAGCTGGGTGACAGGCTGGCGGAGACGCTCACGCTGGTCCTCACCAAGTCGGGCGGCACCAAGGAGACGCGCAACGGCATGCTGGAGACCGAGCGCGCCTACCAGGCGAAGGGGCTCGACTTCAGCAAGCACGCGGTGGCCGTCACGGGGACGGGCAGCGAGATGGACAAGCACGCGCGCAAGCAGGGCTGGCTGCGCACCTTCCCGATGTGGGACTGGGTCGGCGGCCGCACGTCGGTGCTGTCCGCGGTGGGCCTGCTGCCGGCGCGGCTGCAGGGACTGGACATCGACGGGCTGCTGACGGGCGCGCGGGAGATGGACGCGGCGACGCGGCAGCGCGACGTGGCGAAGAACCCGGCCGCGCTGCTGGCGCTGATGTGGCACCACGCGGGCGGAGGGCGCGGCGCGAAGGACATGGTCATCCTGCCGTACAAGGACCGGCTGCTGCTGATGTCCCGCTACCTCCAGCAGCTCGTCATGGAGTCGCTGGGCAAGGAGAAGGACCTGGACGGCAAGGTGGTGAACCAGGGCATCGCCGTCTACGGGAACAAGGGCTCCACGGACCAGCACGCGTACGTGCAGCAGCTCCGCGAGGGCGTGAACAACTTCTTCGCCACCTTCATCGAGGTGCTGAAGGACCGCCAGGGTGCAACCTTCGAGGTGGAGCCCGGCGTCACCAGCGGGGATTACCTGCTGGGCTTCCTGCTGGGCACGCGCCGCGCGCTGTACGAGAAGGGCCGCGAGTCCATCACCCTCACCGTGCCGGACGTGAGCGCGCACACGGTGGGCGCGCTGATTGCTCTCTACGAGCGCGCGGTGGGCTTCTACGCGAGCCTGGTGCACATCAATGCCTACCACCAGCCGGGTGTGGAGGCGGGCAAGAAGGCCGCGGGCGCGGTGCTGGAGCTGCAGCACAAGCTGACGGCGCGCCTGGGCGAGGCCCGCGCGGAGCCCCGCTCCGCCGAGCAGCTCGCCGCGGACCTCGGCATGCCGGACGAGGTGGAGACGGTGTTCAAGGTGCTGGAGCACCTGGCCGCCAACCCGGACCGGGGCGTGCTGCGCTCCGGAGGCCCGGGGCCCTCGGAGGTGCGCTACCGCGTGAAGTGA
- a CDS encoding sterol desaturase family protein: MDAARIPDLITPAIPVFLITVIAEAFWVKKLRDEGRPLVGHTWKDSIASMSMGLGNAAINLGWKFVAFAGYLALYHLTPLRMGTGVVAWVLLFFAEDLCYYWFHRVHHESRFFWASHVVHHSSQHYNLSTALRQTWTPPTAWVFWAPLALLGFHPVMIVVQQGVSLLYQYWIHTEAIGRLPRPLEWLLNTPSHHRVHHAANPRYLDKNYAGILIIWDRLFGTFEPEGEKPVYGLTKNLQTHNPLRIAFHEFGAIARDALKPGPWRHRLGYVFRNPAWKPEPLTPPSAPPSPEAARPSA, from the coding sequence ATGGACGCAGCACGCATCCCCGACCTCATCACCCCCGCCATTCCCGTCTTCCTCATCACGGTCATCGCCGAGGCGTTCTGGGTGAAGAAGCTGCGGGACGAGGGACGGCCGCTGGTGGGCCATACCTGGAAGGACTCCATCGCCAGCATGTCGATGGGGCTGGGCAACGCGGCCATCAACCTGGGGTGGAAGTTCGTCGCCTTCGCCGGCTACCTCGCGCTCTACCACCTGACGCCGCTGCGCATGGGCACGGGCGTGGTGGCCTGGGTGCTGCTCTTCTTCGCAGAGGACCTCTGCTACTACTGGTTCCACCGCGTCCACCACGAGAGCCGCTTCTTCTGGGCGTCCCACGTGGTGCACCACTCCAGCCAGCACTACAACCTCTCCACGGCGCTGCGGCAGACGTGGACGCCGCCCACGGCCTGGGTGTTCTGGGCGCCGCTGGCGCTGCTGGGCTTCCACCCGGTGATGATTGTCGTGCAGCAGGGCGTCAGCCTGCTCTACCAGTACTGGATTCACACCGAGGCCATCGGCCGGCTGCCGCGCCCGCTGGAGTGGTTGCTGAACACGCCGTCGCACCACCGCGTGCACCACGCCGCCAACCCGCGCTACCTCGACAAGAACTACGCGGGCATCCTCATCATCTGGGACCGGCTCTTCGGCACCTTCGAGCCCGAGGGCGAGAAGCCCGTGTACGGGCTGACGAAGAACCTCCAGACGCACAACCCGCTGCGCATCGCCTTCCACGAGTTCGGGGCCATTGCCCGTGACGCGCTGAAGCCCGGCCCGTGGCGGCACCGGCTGGGCTACGTCTTCCGCAACCCGGCCTGGAAGCCGGAGCCGCTGACGCCTCCCTCGGCGCCGCCGTCGCCGGAAGCCGCCCGGCCGTCGGCCTGA
- a CDS encoding alpha/beta fold hydrolase yields MASSSSLFVMQPLSGSIAPPAVVSRRRGWLGFVLGLVAVPWALLLLAAAGFVGASPSGWGYAVGFALVSAGLVSRPWRKRRGLTRAGLAVLLLIALARMVFADGTHVETLRLPDRGHRWVNRLVAERDGTLLAAHALVLSGGVPRSDSRDFISALESAFDRMDAAEGAFATPAVATYLGLQSSKSFDTLVISPPDGASSDTAVVFLHGYAGNFAVYCWQMARAAQAISALTVCPSVGPAGDWWSPQGERTLEATLDWLASWGIRRVYLGGLSNGGAGASVLVSRVSHPRIELRGLVLVSGAVSQAPTHQVPTLVVQGRTDSMMPTRSMRAFAERLGKLATYVEVDSGHFAFLDRHAECERAIANWLRQREGK; encoded by the coding sequence ATGGCCTCTTCGTCTTCCCTGTTCGTGATGCAGCCGCTGTCCGGCTCCATTGCACCTCCGGCGGTGGTGTCGCGGCGGAGGGGGTGGCTCGGGTTCGTCCTGGGGCTCGTCGCCGTCCCGTGGGCCCTGCTGCTGCTGGCCGCCGCGGGCTTCGTCGGCGCTTCGCCTTCGGGCTGGGGTTACGCCGTGGGTTTCGCGCTCGTGTCGGCCGGACTCGTGTCGCGGCCCTGGCGGAAGCGCCGGGGGCTGACGCGGGCGGGGCTCGCTGTCCTGCTGCTCATCGCCCTGGCGCGAATGGTGTTCGCGGACGGCACCCACGTGGAGACCCTGCGCCTGCCGGACCGGGGCCACCGGTGGGTGAACCGCCTTGTCGCCGAGCGGGATGGAACGCTGCTCGCGGCCCACGCGCTGGTGCTGTCCGGTGGCGTGCCGCGCTCGGATTCGCGCGACTTCATCTCCGCGCTGGAGTCCGCGTTCGACCGGATGGACGCCGCCGAGGGCGCGTTCGCCACTCCCGCCGTCGCCACGTACCTGGGCCTCCAATCCTCGAAGTCCTTCGACACGTTGGTCATCTCGCCGCCCGACGGCGCTTCGTCCGATACGGCCGTCGTCTTCCTCCATGGCTACGCGGGCAACTTCGCCGTGTATTGCTGGCAGATGGCGCGGGCGGCCCAGGCCATCTCCGCGCTCACTGTCTGCCCCTCGGTGGGCCCCGCCGGGGACTGGTGGTCACCCCAGGGGGAGCGCACGCTGGAGGCGACGCTGGACTGGCTCGCGAGCTGGGGCATCCGCCGCGTCTATCTGGGCGGGCTGTCCAATGGAGGCGCGGGGGCCAGCGTCCTCGTGAGCCGGGTCTCCCATCCCCGCATCGAGCTGCGGGGCCTGGTCCTCGTCTCCGGGGCCGTGTCGCAGGCGCCCACGCACCAGGTCCCCACGCTGGTGGTGCAGGGGCGGACCGACTCCATGATGCCCACGCGCTCCATGCGCGCCTTCGCCGAGCGCCTGGGCAAGCTCGCGACCTATGTGGAGGTGGACAGCGGGCACTTCGCCTTCCTCGACCGCCATGCCGAGTGCGAGCGTGCCATCGCTAACTGGCTGCGCCAGCGCGAGGGGAAGTGA
- a CDS encoding amidohydrolase family protein has translation MTGGDGVLEDQTVLVDGDRIVALGPTASTPVPEGATRVEGRGRWLMPGLADMHLHLQQGTGTAGDNAGLQMRLLLANGVTTARALGAAPTGLELRARVAKGEVLGPRLLVSGPSFHGKSVQGPEAARQRVREQKAAGFDLLKTHGGLGRETYDAMMAEAKAQGLRVNGHVTPDVGLAHALASGQQLEHLDGWLAALLPPGDPAVVDQLDFTDALERMDAARIPALAEATRKAGVWSSPTLELFELLSSADQLDMLRARPELRYAPPAAVEAWTKALSDPELTGAPAARRQRFVELRRQVVRGLHTAGAGLLVGSDSPQFFMVTGFAVHREMEAMAAAGLPAHAVLEAATRGAAEYLGESAEWGTVAPGRRADLLLLDADPRKDVRNTRALSGVVLRGRWLPRAELDAMLAEVESAVKAKAP, from the coding sequence ATGACGGGTGGAGACGGAGTGCTGGAGGATCAGACGGTGCTGGTGGACGGGGACCGCATCGTCGCGCTGGGACCGACGGCTTCCACGCCCGTCCCCGAGGGAGCGACGCGGGTGGAGGGGCGTGGACGCTGGCTGATGCCGGGGCTGGCGGACATGCACCTGCACCTCCAGCAGGGGACCGGGACGGCGGGCGACAACGCGGGGCTGCAAATGCGGCTACTGCTGGCCAACGGCGTCACCACCGCGCGGGCGCTGGGTGCCGCGCCGACGGGACTGGAGCTGCGCGCGCGGGTGGCGAAGGGCGAGGTGCTGGGGCCCCGGCTGCTGGTGTCCGGCCCCTCCTTCCATGGCAAGTCGGTGCAGGGGCCCGAGGCGGCGCGCCAGCGCGTACGCGAGCAGAAGGCCGCGGGCTTCGACCTGCTCAAGACGCACGGCGGGCTGGGGCGCGAGACGTACGACGCGATGATGGCCGAGGCGAAGGCGCAGGGGCTGCGCGTGAACGGCCACGTGACGCCGGATGTGGGGCTGGCGCACGCGCTGGCCTCGGGGCAGCAGTTGGAGCACCTCGACGGGTGGCTCGCCGCGCTGCTGCCACCGGGTGACCCGGCGGTGGTGGACCAGCTCGACTTCACCGACGCGCTGGAGCGGATGGACGCGGCGCGCATCCCCGCACTGGCGGAGGCCACGCGGAAGGCGGGAGTGTGGAGCTCGCCCACGCTGGAGCTCTTCGAGCTGCTCTCGAGCGCCGACCAACTCGACATGCTGCGGGCGAGGCCGGAGCTGCGCTACGCGCCCCCAGCGGCGGTGGAGGCGTGGACGAAGGCCCTTTCCGACCCGGAGCTGACGGGAGCACCCGCCGCGCGAAGGCAGCGCTTCGTGGAGCTGCGGCGTCAGGTGGTGCGGGGACTGCACACGGCGGGAGCGGGACTGCTGGTGGGCTCGGACTCGCCGCAGTTCTTCATGGTGACGGGCTTCGCGGTGCACCGGGAGATGGAGGCCATGGCCGCGGCGGGGTTGCCGGCGCACGCGGTGCTGGAGGCGGCCACGCGCGGCGCGGCGGAGTACCTGGGCGAGTCCGCCGAGTGGGGCACGGTGGCGCCCGGCCGCCGCGCGGACCTGCTGCTGCTGGACGCGGACCCGCGCAAGGACGTGCGCAACACGCGCGCTCTCTCCGGCGTGGTGTTGCGCGGCCGGTGGCTGCCACGCGCGGAGCTGGACGCGATGCTGGCGGAGGTGGAGTCGGCGGTGAAGGCGAAGGCGCCCTGA